Genomic segment of Sodaliphilus pleomorphus:
TTTGATGGCCACATTCTCACGCAGCACAGCGGGCTTGTTGTCAAGTAAAAGTTCAATCATCGCATTCTGGTTTTATAAGCTATGAGCAGAAGCAACGCTATCATCGAGACACCGCCGAAGATCATCAGCGTCTTCTGCGCCCATGATAAAGTGCGCGGCACCTCCACCTCTTTTTCTATTGTCTGCGTGGTGACCACTGGCACCTGCACGCTGTCGGTGACGTGTACGGTGTCAACTCTCACCACATTGGTCGTGCCTTGCAGATAGTGCCATCGTTCGATGCGCACCGTGTCGCCTTGTACATAGTGGTAGATGCTGTCGCGCTGCACCAGCGTGTCACGCACATGGTCGATGCGCACGCTCTCAATCGTGTGCTCCTGCGTGACCACCTTGGGAACCTCCACCACCTTGTATTGTGTCTTACATGAGCATAGGGAAAGCAGCAGGACAACCATGGAGAAGATGATTACTATCACGATGCACATGCTTGCGCAGCCCTCGTGCTTGTTGCCGATGTCGTCGTCATAATCCTTGCTCATAGTCTTTAACCATTTAAGCCTGCGATATATTTCCCCTTGATGCATGTGAATTTTTGTCGCCTATTCATCGGGCTGTAACTCACGTGTATCCAATCTGGTTGCATCTTCCTGTTTGGATACTCGTTAATCAATTTGTCAAACGGCAACCCAAGTTTGATTATCAGGTCAAGCAACTTCCTATTTTCCTCAGGGTTGTCGCTCATTGCGTGTATGTCCGCAGCTTGCCCAAGCATGTGCTGGCTCGATGCCGCCCCGTGCACGGCCTTGTTGAGCTGCGGGCTACGGTAGCCGCTGGTCACGATGATGGGCGCGCCCCAAGCCTCGCGCAAGGGGTCGAGAATGTGCTCGACAAGTGTGGTGAGGTTGGCCTTTACGGCGTCGGTGGGCTCGTTGTTGATGCCCAGTCTTTGCGCTGTTGCGCTGTGCGTCAATTCGCGCATGGTGAAATGTTTCATTTGATAGTTCATGAATTTTTTTTGATTAATCTTTCTTTATTTTTTTGGTAATCGGTTGGCAATGGTTTCTTCAATCTCGCCCAGTTTGTGATTTGTGTAAAGTGTGATGCCGAAGATGCTGCCGCTATAGAGTAATGTTTGGCCCAAAACCCACAGTACAGAGTCATGAATCTCGCCTGAGGGTGGAATGATAAACCCTGCGGTGGTGATGCCAACGCCGAATGCGAGCATGCCCACCGCACTCCATGTCGCAACGCTGTCTTTCTTGTCCGATCTCATAACTTTTGCATTTAACTTTGCAAAAGTATAACCATATTTCACCTCATAAAAAGACACAACAATGACCTTCATCTTTGACACTGATAATTGGTGGCTCTATGAGATACAAGTGGGCAGACACTATCGTGATGACACACTGTTACCTATGTCCCGAGTACTTCGTAGTTTACGGTTGAGCCATAGAAATACTCCTCAATCTCTGCCATCAAGTCTGCTATGCCGATACTGTTTTGCAATGCAGACACATCTACCTTACGCACATCTTCTCGCACAGTGTTACGCTCCAGCAACTGCAGTATTGCCATTCCTGCCGAGTGACCCAGTTCCATCATCGTCTTTGCAAGTCTTGCGCTTGCTTGTGCAAGATGGCTCGCTCCATATGCCCTGCATCCGATAAGCACATTTTTGTAGCATGCTGGTATCATACATTCGTATGGTATGCCATTAGCCACGATATTGTTTACAGTGTAACTTTGGGTTGGTGTATGTATGTCAACATACCAGGTCGACAATGCTATAGCATGAGTATCTGTTATATTTTGTGATGTCGCTTGTGTTGCAAGGTCTGCTGTTGTAAGCATTCTATCACACTTTATTCGGTATGCTTCACGTATTCCAAGCATTTTTTGGATACGGCGTGTACTCCCTTGACTTAACGCAATTGCCCTATCTAGTCCGTCAGCGTAGTTCCATTCAAGAGATTTCTCTCTGAAAGCCTTAGCTGACATGCTCGTTGAATATGATTGGCTTTTTTGAGCAACATTTATATCACCAATCGAGTGATAAGTGAAGTTATCCTTGTTAAGCAAGTCGCTATATCTTTTGTATTTTGGATATGGGGCAACTTCCTCACCCGGCCAATAATTCCTACCTACAGTATAATATATTGGTTCTAATGTGTTAATGCCATCATGGTCGCCTGCGTATCCGCTCGGATATGTGGTTTCGTTGAACCTGTCTCGAGGGTCAGTGCCGATGTAATAGTCCACATCAAGCTTAAGGTTGTTGTCGTTGAGGAACAAGACACCATTCCCGCTGCAATCAATGAAGTAGTCAGCACATATCGTCTTTGTCGCTCCGTCAAGTAAAGAACGAATGATGATTTCGTCCACTTTGGAGTCTGCCGCTCTAGTCTCAATCAGTTCGTAGTTGGTCAGCACATCTATGCCGCCCTCGCTGATGTCTTTAAGGTAGCGGTCACCGACTCTAGTGTCCGAAAGCCATAGATGGTTACCCTTAAAACCGTTGATCCGATTTTTCTCATCGCTGAACAGAGCTGACCGCCATGCACGCTCAAAGTGCGTTCCCGAACCGACACCCGTGTATGGGTTGCCAGAGTTTGCGTATTTGTAAAAATTCAAAATACCGTCAGCATTCATATCCATCGCCAGCTCTTTATACCAATCTCCGAGCGGTGTGGCAATGAGCAATCCAACACCTGCGTTACAATGTGTGCCGCCCAATGTATCCAATCGCTCAACCAAGCAGACGCGATAGCCTTGATTGCGAAGAGCGTATGCTGCACCGATACCACCTGCACCTCCACCTATGATGCATACATCATATTTTGGCTTGATTTGGGCATCGTGTACTTGCTTAAAGTCAATTGGACGCATATAACGCCCATCATAATAGATGATGCTGTTTGGCATCACAACAAAACCGTCAATAGCCACACGAACACGTCCAGTGTATATCCAATAGTCACCCTTGACCGCTACACTTTTTGATGCGGCATAGAATGTGCTGTTGTGTTCCCATTTTCCAATTAGTCGCTTTAGAGTGTTGCGGTTTTGCTCTAGTATTCTAATGAGAAAAGGGTTGTGCAACACCTCGTCTATCGTTATGTCCGTCCCTGTGACATAAGTACCTGCTGTAACCGATACAGGGTAGTTCTCCAGTTTCTTAATATTCCCTTTCATGTCATTAATTTATATGAGACCCGTGTTTTGCTTGACAATTTAGATAGTTGCGCTGCACCTCTTTGTTGTTGAGAGCCTTTCCGTAGACACGCACCACAGCAATGTCAGCTGCAACATATCCAGGATTTGGAAATATCCTAACATCGGTGCCGCCAGTGCAACTGTACCCACCCTTGCTGTCATCAATGATGAGCTGACCATTGACATACAACTTCTGCAACTTATTGGCTATTGTATATACTATATGCACCAACTCCCTTACATCTGTGTGCGAGCTGTCGTAGTATGGCAAGTTTAACCCAGTTGTTGTTATGTCTGGATTTGCCGCTGGCCCATTTAAATTGATTTCTCCTTGTGGGGCGTACCGACATAAATTGACATACGGACTGTTTGGCGAGATGGCAAATGAGGACATAGCTATAATAGATGTTGAAATAGCACCAATAGTCGGTGTCGCGCCAGAGCCACTGTACTTACCTCGTATGCGGGCATAGAGCTCCACCGTGACAACACCGGCCGGAGCGCACTCTTTGAGATCCATTGTCAGTCCCTTGCCCGAAGTTCCCTCATACCATTGCGCTTGCACCAGTTTGCCGCCATGGATACCACCGTAGGGTGCTTTTGTCGCAGCATTTGCTAGCGACGCATTTAGAACTACCTGATGCCCTTTTGCCTTATCAATAATTTCGCCAGCATAGCCGTCCTCGTAGTCCGAGAAATCAACCATAGCCTCCAGCGAGTCTGTTACATACGAGCCATCGTTGACACCTGTAAAAGTAAGTGTCGTTGTCTTTGTTGTGTCGCCATAATAGGACACAGTGATTGTAGATGCGCCTTGTTGTAACTCACCGCTCAGTGTGTAATCCTTGGTCAGCTCTGTTGTTGAGTCCGAGTAAACTTTCGTAACGGTTATATACTTGCGCAATTCTTCTGTTTCTGTCCACATCGACACCTCGTTCACGCTACTGTTTGCACTAATACTTGCCAATGTAGCTGTTCGATGCAGCACCTCAACCGCAAGGCTCGCTTTTATACCGTTGTATGTTGCAATAAAATTCTGATTGCCGGCCTTCACCACGCCAGTAACTGTGAACTCGGTTAACGGCTCAGTGCTTCTGTCATCGTATGTTGCCGTCAGCGCCATCACATTTTTAACACCATCTAGCGACATCGAGTCATACACATCACCGATTACAGTCAATGTCAAGAAACGTATCTGCTTCACGCAATCAACCGACATTGCCTCGCCATGATCGATGTCTGTCCATTTTGCATCAGCCTCTGCAAGTCTTGCAGCCAGCACTTTCCCCATTTCCGCGGTGAGGGCGCTCACCTCACCACCTGTCGTCAGGTCGTTCACCAGTGCCACATCACCCAGGTGCACACCACTTTCCCCCTTGTCACCTTTTTCGCCAGGGGCACCATCAGCACCCTTGAGTTGTGCGCTTTTGTATTTTCCGCCAAGTGTGTCGCCGCCGGTGCCTACCCAAACATAGAGCACCGTGCCCAGCAGCCACCCTTTCTGCTGCTGCTCGGCGGTAGGACTCTCGGGCAGGTCGTCAGTGCTAGCAATGGCCACAAAGCCCTTGATGGCGTTGGCCTGCACATCGCCCAGCGTCTCGATCGTGTCGAGCAGCAGCTGTCCGATGCGCAGTGCTGTGTTTTCGTGCTCCTCGGTGGCATCGCGCACCACCGCGGCAGCACTTTTAAGTTCGTCTATTGTCTTTGCCATAATATTTATTTTTTTGTTTGCAAAATTACTAGCAAAGCTATGGCTATAAAAAGACAAAAAAGAGGATGCGCGTTAGCGCACCCTCTTAATCTCTATTGTGAGATAGGTCAGTATGGCAGCTCAATGTTCCTCTTGAGCTCGTTGTGAACATCAAAGCGCAATTTGCCAATGTGTTGCAGTCTGCCTACAACAATCGATGGGGATGTTTCGCAATCGTTCGCAAAAGACTTGATTGATGCTTTTGAAAAATCGCCATTTGCCACAAACGCATTAAACATGCGTTGATCAATCAATGCTTCAGTGGCAAAAGTATCAGCCTCTTGTTCCTTTTTAGCTTCGTTGCCATTATAGTCAATGTCTTCAAGGAATATAGCTTTTTTCCCATGAAGGAGAATATGTCCTATCTCATGGAAGAAAGTAAACCAAAACCTATCCTGGCTTTTGTAACGACCGCTCAGTTGCACACAAGGCTCATTCTGTATCCAGCGAGTTGAGCCACTGATAGGAGCCTTGGGCAAGCACTTAGTGAAAACAAGTTTAATACCGCATTCGCTGCAAATCTGCTGCAACTTTAATGGCATATCGTCACTGTCATCAAGTACAAGAGCTCTCATTTCGGCCAATTTTTTGCGTAACAGTTCGGGCGAATAGGTGGTGGCGGCATGCATCGACTGTGCCTGGAGTTCGCCTTGCCGAAGCCATGCCGATATGGCGTGAGGATTCTTTGTCTGCGACAGAGAAATTCTGAATGCCACTTTAAGTTGTTGATTGTAGTAATAGTCTTCCCAGGCCGACACAGAACTCACGGCAAAAAACCTGAACAATGTGTCAACCTTTTCAATTGCAGACCGAACTTTGGGCAACCACCCCAAAGCGGTCATGGCTGCAATGGGAAAAGATTTGCTCCATGCAACCGATGAATTCAATAATTTTTCACGCTTGATGCGTGAAAGATACTCGTTGTAGTTCTGCTGCTTCTGCATCCAGAAACGGGCAGGAATCGCTGTCACATTCTCGAAAGCCACAGCCATGTCAGAAGTGATGGAACTGGAACCTTTCAGAATTGCGTTGATTGTTTTCTCTGGTTTGCTTGTGCGAATGGCAAACTCCTTCACACTCATTCCTAGTTCCTCCAATTTCTCACCCAGGGTGATTCCGGGGTGATGTGCCTCGCGAGGCACAAATGGTGTACGTTTAGTAGTTGCCATAATTGATGATGTTATTGTTATTAGTCAATGATAATCTGCAATCTCAATAATGTCTATGATTTCTATCGCTGTCCAAACATACTTGCCGCTATCGTCTGTTGGAATGGGCTTCTCTGTAGGCTCAAATATCAACCGGAAAGGTTGATCCAGGTCACAAGCCCATTGCCCCTTTCTGTTACCGACAAGCTCATGATAGTGACCTGGCAGGTGGCGGGTGTCCTCAAGAGTCTCTGCGGCATACAAGTCATCAAGACGGGTCAACAATTTCTCGGATCGGATCCGCCCAAATGCCTTGAAAAGTTTTCTTTGATCTTCACATAATTTTTGCAGTTTTTTGCTCTTGAAAAATATTTTCATAAAGCACACGATTCAAAATTTGTTGCAAAAATATATAACAAATTTAATATACACAAAGTGTAAGTTAAAATATTTATTTATTTTTAATTAATTAACAGTCGTTGTTTATTTGGCGGATTCCAGAAGCAAGTGCAAAGTTACGCTATTTTTCTTTAATCATGTCTTTGGGCTTTCGAAATCCGTTTTTCTTTCTTGGCCTGTTGTTTAATTTTTCGATGATGCTCTTGACATATAGCCTTGAAATTCCCCTAAAGTCCGTCTTCTTCGGAATATATTGCCTGATGAGCCCGTTCATGTTCTCGATAGCTCCCTTCTCCCACGAGCAGTACGGATGTGCGAAGTAAACTTTCGTGTTAAGTTCCCTCGCAATGATTTCGTGTGCGGCAAACTCCGGCCCGTTGTCTGTCGTTATCGACCTTACAGGCAACCCGCTCTCCCGTATGAGTCTCACCACGGCATATGCCAGTGGAACGGCCTGCTTTCCCGTATCGAGTTTCTCCATGAGCATAAAGCAGCTCCTCCTCTCAACCAGAGTAACGATGGCACCTTTGCCTTCCTTTCCTACGATGGTGTCCATCTCCCAGTCTCCTATGGTCTGTCCATAGTCCGTTTCCGGTCTTTCGTCAATGGAGAGGCGGTTGGGAATATGCGCCTTGGTGGTAAGCAAGGACTTTTGCCTTGGTCTGCCTCCATGCCTGAGGTGCTTTCGGATGTTGTCCCCGTAATGTGGGGAAAGGGCCGCTATCCAGTTGTATATGGTTGACTTGGACACCGTGATGCCCTCTTTCTTGCCAAGCCATCCGGCGACTTCCTCCGGCGACCACTGCTCCTTACGGATAAGTTCAAAAACACGGCTGCGTACATAGGGAGCGATACGGCGATTGCCAGGTGTCCTGGCCTTGCGTCGTTTGACTTTCAATACGGCCGTACGTGCGTCATAAACGCCTTTAGCATTAGAATTACGCCTTCGCTCACGAGAAACCGTGCTTACTGACACACCAATAGTCTCGGCTATGAAACTAAGTGAGAATTTCGTTTGGAGTAGCACACTTATTGTGTATCTTTGCTCCGAGGTTAATTGTTTATACATCACAATACAAAATTAATTAATCTTAGGGAGGGGAACGAAAGATCTCCTCTTTTTTTGTATTGCTTAAGTTATCCGCCAATGCTCTTTGGGGGCTTCGCGCCCCCAGCCGCAAGGCAAACCTCCGCGGTGTTTTTCATGTTTTAATGCACCGCAGAGTTTTGCACTTCTAATTGGAATTAGCAATTTCTCAATTGCTTTGCGAGTGTTTTCCAGGGCTTCGCAGATCACTGCGGCGGCTTCCTCGCCTATCATGTGCGCCATCGTCTCCTTCATGCGCATCAGGCTCGCGAATAACTTAGGCGAGAACCAGTCGCGCTTCTCCCTCGCCTCGCCGCTGGTGTAGTAGCCGCCCCAGGCAGGACCCACCTTACGAGGCACGTACAGCCGGTGCTCCTTGCGGTAGGCGGCACCCAGGAATGGCAGGTCGCCGCCGTTGTCGTGGCGGTAGCCGTTGCCCACGCCATAGGCTTGATAGATGCCGTAGGCAAGGAAGCGCATCACGATGTTGGCGCTCAAGCCGTCGTGGGTCACGCTCTCGGTGAACGACCCCATCAGCGCACCCGTGCGGCGGATGTTCCAGTACTGCAGCTTGTCCTGCCATATTTGGACCATCAGCTTCGCCCAGTTGTCAACCCATAATTGCTGTTGGCGTTCTATCTCCTGTCGGTTCAGCTCTGCCATTCCGTCGCGTCAAAGGTTAGGTCAATAGGTTCGGCGACCTCTACCATGAAGTAGAGCCCCGTGCAGCCGTTCAGAAAATATTGCCCCAGCTCGCGGCTCAGCACGCTCTCGGTGCGCAGATACACCATCTCATTGCTCAGTGCATCCTCGTCCACGAGCATGCGCGTCAGCAGTTGGCGCAGCAGCGTGCGGCACTTGGCCAGAGCTGCCGTGTAGGTCGCCATGTCTTTCATCGAGTAGCGGTGCATGAGGAACACCGTCACCGTGCGTTTTTTGAACCACCCGCCGTTGCGGCCTCTGAACGTGGCACCGTCATTGGTTTCATCCACACAGAAGAATGCGTTGGCCGTGCGGAACTGCTGCAGCGGTCCCTGCAGGGTCTCGATGCCACTGCAGGTGCAGAACTTGAACTGCTCCTGCTGCGCCAGCTTGTTCTGTCGCCATAGCGAGCGGAAGTATTCTATGTAGTCAAAGAGTTGTCGTGCGTTCATTTCTTCTTCATCTTTTGGTTAAACTCGTCGGCCTCGCGGGCCTTGGCATCCAGCTCGGTCAGCGCACGCCACGTGTCGATGGCCAGGATCTCCGCCTCTTTGGTCACGTCGCCGCCTGTCAGTGCCCGGATTTGGTTGTTCATCACCTCCACCATCGCGGCTGCGTTGCCGCCGTCGCCGGGCTTGAAGAAGTTGGGCCACTGCGCCGAGAACAGCGTCTTCACCTGCGCCCACCATTGTATCACGCCCAGCTGCTCCCACATCTCCAGCCGTCCTTTCAGCCCGGGGTAGAGCAGCGACGCGAGGTGTGCCACCGCCTCCTCGCTCTGGTTCTGCAAGATGCCCTGGTAGCAGTTCTCACACTGCAGGTAGGTGCCGAAAGGAACGTCATGCAGCAGTGCCGGAAGGGCAGCCACGCCGCGCAGTCTGTCAGGACGCACGGGGTGGCCGCCAGGCTCATCCAGCCACTGTAGGGGCTCAAGCATGCTCGGCAGCAGCTCGGGGTCAAGGTTGAATCGTTGCGACTTTTGTTCGGTCGTCGGCACGCTGCACACCCAGTGGATGCCCTCACGCCTGATGATCTTCATGCCTGTCAAGTGCAGCAGCACAGCCAGCCGCTGCCGCCACGGCTCCTCGTTGCGGGCCTTACAGCGCAGCGCCATGCACAGCTCGCCCTGGCTCAACTCGTGCCACCCGGTCGGCACCGTCAGTCGCAGCAGGTTCTGCTCAACCGAAAAAGTAGCACGGGTCATCCTTCTCGTTCTTGTAGGGTTCAAACGTGTTGGCGGCGTAAGCCGTCGAGTTGGCGTAGGTTGGGAACGTGCGGATGTTGCCGTCGAGCCACTCCACCAGTTTCTTCACGTGGAAGTGGGCCATCGCATGGTCTTCGGTCACATCGGCGCCCACCGTCATCAGTATCTTGTGGATCGCCGTGTTCTGCTCAGCCGTGGCCGTGCGCAGACGCACAGCGTCGCACAGCTCATGGTAGAACTCCGGCGAGATGCAGTGCTGCACCTTTGCCTCGGCAGCCGTGATCTTCGGCCGCAGCTCGTCAAGCGTCGAGCGGTGCCCGTTAGGCACCCCGAAGTACACCAGCTGCTGACGGCCGTTCCACACCAGGCTGCGGAACACTTCCACCGCCACATGGGTCTCCACCCACTGCGCATTGCCACGCAGCAGGTCCAGCAGCTCATCGATCGTGTCGTCAAGGGCAAACTGCACCGCCTGCCGCAAACGGTTCACGCGCTCCGCACTCGCAGGAGCCACATTCTGGTTGCTCACCACGCCGAAGCCGTTCTCTGTCAGCACCAGGTCAAGGTGAGGAATCGCCAGCTTGTAAGCCGTCAGGCAAGCCATGCGGTTGCACAAGTTCAGCAGCGTCAGGTTCTCCTCACGGGCGGCATACAGGTCGCCGCCCAGCAAACTCTTCACCGCGGCCTCGCCCTCTCCCATCTGCTCGGCAATACGCTCAAACAACGTGTCATCGGGCATCACAGCACTCGGCACATAGTATTCAAATTCTTTACGCGTCATTGTTATCGTTATTATCTTGGTTCAGT
This window contains:
- a CDS encoding HigA family addiction module antitoxin, with amino-acid sequence MATTKRTPFVPREAHHPGITLGEKLEELGMSVKEFAIRTSKPEKTINAILKGSSSITSDMAVAFENVTAIPARFWMQKQQNYNEYLSRIKREKLLNSSVAWSKSFPIAAMTALGWLPKVRSAIEKVDTLFRFFAVSSVSAWEDYYYNQQLKVAFRISLSQTKNPHAISAWLRQGELQAQSMHAATTYSPELLRKKLAEMRALVLDDSDDMPLKLQQICSECGIKLVFTKCLPKAPISGSTRWIQNEPCVQLSGRYKSQDRFWFTFFHEIGHILLHGKKAIFLEDIDYNGNEAKKEQEADTFATEALIDQRMFNAFVANGDFSKASIKSFANDCETSPSIVVGRLQHIGKLRFDVHNELKRNIELPY
- a CDS encoding IS30 family transposase, giving the protein MYKQLTSEQRYTISVLLQTKFSLSFIAETIGVSVSTVSRERRRNSNAKGVYDARTAVLKVKRRKARTPGNRRIAPYVRSRVFELIRKEQWSPEEVAGWLGKKEGITVSKSTIYNWIAALSPHYGDNIRKHLRHGGRPRQKSLLTTKAHIPNRLSIDERPETDYGQTIGDWEMDTIVGKEGKGAIVTLVERRSCFMLMEKLDTGKQAVPLAYAVVRLIRESGLPVRSITTDNGPEFAAHEIIARELNTKVYFAHPYCSWEKGAIENMNGLIRQYIPKKTDFRGISRLYVKSIIEKLNNRPRKKNGFRKPKDMIKEK
- a CDS encoding DUF6712 family protein, which encodes MTRKEFEYYVPSAVMPDDTLFERIAEQMGEGEAAVKSLLGGDLYAAREENLTLLNLCNRMACLTAYKLAIPHLDLVLTENGFGVVSNQNVAPASAERVNRLRQAVQFALDDTIDELLDLLRGNAQWVETHVAVEVFRSLVWNGRQQLVYFGVPNGHRSTLDELRPKITAAEAKVQHCISPEFYHELCDAVRLRTATAEQNTAIHKILMTVGADVTEDHAMAHFHVKKLVEWLDGNIRTFPTYANSTAYAANTFEPYKNEKDDPCYFFG
- a CDS encoding FAD-dependent oxidoreductase translates to MKGNIKKLENYPVSVTAGTYVTGTDITIDEVLHNPFLIRILEQNRNTLKRLIGKWEHNSTFYAASKSVAVKGDYWIYTGRVRVAIDGFVVMPNSIIYYDGRYMRPIDFKQVHDAQIKPKYDVCIIGGGAGGIGAAYALRNQGYRVCLVERLDTLGGTHCNAGVGLLIATPLGDWYKELAMDMNADGILNFYKYANSGNPYTGVGSGTHFERAWRSALFSDEKNRINGFKGNHLWLSDTRVGDRYLKDISEGGIDVLTNYELIETRAADSKVDEIIIRSLLDGATKTICADYFIDCSGNGVLFLNDNNLKLDVDYYIGTDPRDRFNETTYPSGYAGDHDGINTLEPIYYTVGRNYWPGEEVAPYPKYKRYSDLLNKDNFTYHSIGDINVAQKSQSYSTSMSAKAFREKSLEWNYADGLDRAIALSQGSTRRIQKMLGIREAYRIKCDRMLTTADLATQATSQNITDTHAIALSTWYVDIHTPTQSYTVNNIVANGIPYECMIPACYKNVLIGCRAYGASHLAQASARLAKTMMELGHSAGMAILQLLERNTVREDVRKVDVSALQNSIGIADLMAEIEEYFYGSTVNYEVLGT
- a CDS encoding type II toxin-antitoxin system RelE/ParE family toxin, with amino-acid sequence MKIFFKSKKLQKLCEDQRKLFKAFGRIRSEKLLTRLDDLYAAETLEDTRHLPGHYHELVGNRKGQWACDLDQPFRLIFEPTEKPIPTDDSGKYVWTAIEIIDIIEIADYH
- a CDS encoding D-Ala-D-Ala carboxypeptidase family metallohydrolase; the encoded protein is MKHFTMRELTHSATAQRLGINNEPTDAVKANLTTLVEHILDPLREAWGAPIIVTSGYRSPQLNKAVHGAASSQHMLGQAADIHAMSDNPEENRKLLDLIIKLGLPFDKLINEYPNRKMQPDWIHVSYSPMNRRQKFTCIKGKYIAGLNG